In the Cetobacterium ceti genome, one interval contains:
- a CDS encoding ArdC family protein, with translation MSKFEENRKEIVNKIIDKIQNENLTFTDLWNREVCRPQNPISGAKYNGGNRLILGFNAVDNDYKDPRWVTFIQAKNEGWKIPKGTKSVTCEKWIFPEKETITDENGEILSKVDNSRPFPKQFNVFNVEQLENVPPLEIPQKLKDEEAYKVIKDLIASSEVPIKEIGQDRAYYNPSEDHIILPPSYTFENDEAMLETILHEMVHSTGHNSRLNRKSGIQGSNEYAREELVAELGAIFLKQDLGIELKDHSLNNSSAYLESYLKFLRDDPNELFRASAEADKASKRIMDNYNEFVNSKENEKNQNLDYFKNLEIKYHWSEADFNIKEETLLKGIEAYNFLKEMITKDREHNEYRERDLECPYYYKTKFDIKKLGNIENYNNVRVDIGDLEFNGKTNVAQALNDRFDKVYFDYVLKNLDSTKGELTKEQWHKEVLEFKETVKTSLKELSKEEKEYINSKEKKNEKIKLTKEEREKLEKDRINPNYKYVLKEKSNDRGNER, from the coding sequence ATGAGTAAGTTTGAAGAGAATAGAAAAGAAATTGTAAATAAAATTATAGATAAAATTCAAAATGAAAACTTAACGTTCACTGATTTATGGAATAGGGAAGTTTGTCGCCCTCAAAATCCAATTTCAGGAGCTAAATATAATGGTGGAAATAGACTTATTCTAGGATTTAATGCCGTTGATAATGACTATAAAGACCCTCGTTGGGTTACTTTTATTCAAGCTAAAAATGAAGGGTGGAAAATACCTAAAGGTACTAAATCAGTTACTTGTGAAAAATGGATTTTTCCTGAAAAAGAAACTATTACAGATGAAAATGGCGAAATTTTATCGAAGGTAGATAATAGTAGACCTTTTCCTAAACAATTTAATGTTTTTAATGTAGAACAATTAGAAAATGTTCCTCCTTTAGAAATACCACAAAAATTAAAAGATGAAGAAGCTTATAAAGTTATTAAAGATTTGATTGCTTCTTCAGAAGTTCCAATTAAAGAAATAGGACAAGATAGAGCATATTATAATCCTTCTGAAGATCATATCATATTACCTCCTTCATATACTTTTGAAAATGATGAAGCTATGTTAGAAACTATTTTACATGAAATGGTACACAGTACTGGACATAATAGTAGACTTAATAGAAAAAGTGGTATTCAAGGTAGTAATGAATATGCAAGAGAAGAATTAGTTGCAGAATTAGGAGCAATTTTTTTAAAGCAAGATTTGGGAATAGAATTAAAAGATCATTCTCTTAATAATTCTAGTGCATATTTAGAAAGTTACTTAAAATTCTTGCGTGATGATCCAAATGAGCTTTTTAGAGCAAGTGCAGAAGCCGATAAAGCAAGTAAAAGAATAATGGATAACTACAATGAATTTGTAAATTCTAAAGAAAATGAAAAAAATCAAAATTTAGATTATTTTAAAAATCTTGAAATTAAATATCACTGGTCGGAAGCTGATTTTAATATAAAAGAAGAAACTCTTTTAAAAGGTATTGAAGCATATAACTTTTTAAAAGAAATGATTACAAAAGATAGAGAACATAATGAATATAGAGAAAGAGATTTAGAATGTCCTTATTATTATAAAACTAAATTTGATATAAAAAAATTAGGAAATATTGAAAATTATAATAACGTAAGAGTTGACATAGGTGATTTAGAATTTAATGGAAAAACAAATGTAGCACAAGCATTAAATGATAGATTTGATAAAGTTTATTTTGATTATGTTTTAAAAAATTTAGATAGTACAAAAGGCGAATTAACAAAGGAACAATGGCATAAAGAAGTTTTAGAATTTAAAGAAACTGTAAAAACAAGTTTAAAAGAATTAAGTAAAGAAGAAAAAGAATATATAAATTCTAAAGAGAAAAAAAATGAAAAAATAAAACTAACAAAGGAAGAAAGAGAAAAACTAGAAAAGGATAGAATTAATCCTAATTATAAATATGTTCTTAAAGAAAAATCTAATGATAGAGGAAATGAAAGATAA